A part of Demetria terragena DSM 11295 genomic DNA contains:
- a CDS encoding glycosyltransferase family 2 protein, with translation MTYVATVVIPTRDRPELVRRTVRSVLAQTDLPGPLEIVVVYDGRPTDDLADLERGPHTVLAIKNTRRQGLAGARNTGALAATAPLVAFCDDDDEWLPTKLVRQLPLLDMPDVVLAATGSTIASAGGERERLAPERISLDDLLISREFSVPSSSFLLRADSLRGDLGLVDEELPGSFAEDYDLMLRAARLGQVATVPDALTVVHWDRPSYFSEKWLRIADALTYLLEKHPEFKRSAQGQARIEGQIAFAYAAVGARDDARRWARRALGHNPRQPRAYLALMVSLRLVSADRILVELNRRGRGI, from the coding sequence GTGACCTACGTAGCCACCGTTGTGATCCCGACGCGCGACCGGCCAGAGCTTGTGCGGCGCACCGTGCGCTCGGTGCTGGCGCAGACCGACCTGCCCGGTCCGCTCGAGATCGTCGTCGTCTACGACGGGCGACCCACCGACGACCTGGCCGACCTCGAACGCGGCCCGCACACCGTGCTTGCGATCAAGAACACGCGCCGCCAGGGACTAGCGGGAGCCCGCAACACTGGCGCACTTGCCGCGACCGCGCCCTTAGTCGCCTTCTGTGACGACGACGATGAGTGGCTGCCGACTAAACTCGTCCGCCAGCTTCCCCTGCTTGATATGCCAGACGTGGTGCTTGCCGCCACTGGCTCAACGATCGCTTCTGCGGGCGGCGAGCGGGAGCGCCTTGCCCCAGAACGGATTTCGCTCGATGACCTGTTGATTTCCCGCGAGTTCTCCGTGCCGTCCTCATCGTTCCTGCTACGAGCTGACTCGCTAAGGGGAGACCTTGGGCTCGTCGATGAAGAGCTGCCTGGCTCGTTCGCAGAGGACTACGACCTCATGCTGCGCGCCGCACGGCTCGGCCAGGTTGCGACCGTGCCCGACGCGCTGACTGTGGTCCACTGGGACCGCCCGTCTTACTTCAGCGAGAAGTGGCTGCGCATTGCCGACGCGTTGACCTACCTTCTGGAAAAGCACCCGGAGTTCAAACGGTCGGCCCAGGGCCAGGCGCGCATCGAAGGCCAGATCGCATTTGCCTATGCCGCGGTAGGCGCCCGCGACGACGCTCGGCGCTGGGCTCGCCGGGCCCTTGGCCACAACCCTCGACAACCGCGGGCATACCTCGCGTTGATGGTTAGCCTGCGTCTTGTCTCAGCCGATCGCATTCTGGTGGAACTCAATCGGCGTGGCCGGGGAATCTGA
- a CDS encoding Wzz/FepE/Etk N-terminal domain-containing protein has product MEFDASDTTSLPLRHYTRVVARGWRLIALCTVLGLLAAAAYLFLAPRQVTATARVSPSVITSVPFDPDHAPSKILDPAREKATANSSAVAREAAKALPETTSEQVRQASSIEVSSEGVVATVTYTSDSASRSRVGADTVAKAYIAHRKTTAEVKIRKIAGTLDRRIKALGRDLSRAEATLVDTDEGGPAHAEALSAKTRAETGLGDLYSDRHDLLAIDTAGGEVLASADETALTSSPRTPVVLASGLGAGFILGLLAVFARRRFDRVIRSAEDVSEDLNLPVLAVFPRQRGDISDAGAVVRERLFHALAPKAEAVAMIDASTEYDPMVEHSVISALDESTSSSIVLDTCSVADPASTQLEVIRRADAVLIMARLGATSRDVVATIRDRSRSLDTPVVGVVLTHGPRSAKQ; this is encoded by the coding sequence ATGGAGTTCGACGCCTCTGACACGACCTCGCTACCGCTACGGCATTACACCCGCGTGGTGGCGCGGGGTTGGCGTCTGATCGCGCTCTGCACGGTGCTGGGATTGCTCGCGGCCGCTGCGTACCTCTTCCTGGCACCGCGTCAGGTGACGGCAACGGCGCGGGTCTCGCCATCGGTGATTACCAGTGTGCCTTTCGACCCAGACCATGCTCCATCAAAGATCCTCGACCCCGCCCGCGAAAAGGCCACGGCGAACTCTTCTGCGGTAGCCAGGGAGGCAGCAAAAGCGCTGCCTGAAACGACGTCGGAGCAGGTACGACAGGCCAGCAGCATTGAGGTGAGCTCGGAAGGCGTCGTCGCAACCGTGACCTACACATCCGACTCAGCCAGCCGTTCGCGGGTCGGGGCCGACACGGTGGCAAAGGCTTACATCGCGCATCGAAAGACCACCGCCGAAGTGAAGATTCGCAAAATTGCAGGCACCCTCGATCGACGGATCAAGGCGCTTGGCAGAGATCTTTCCCGAGCTGAGGCGACTCTCGTCGACACCGACGAGGGCGGCCCAGCTCATGCGGAAGCGCTCTCAGCCAAGACTCGCGCCGAGACCGGTTTGGGCGATCTCTACAGCGACCGGCACGACCTGCTGGCCATCGACACTGCAGGCGGGGAGGTGCTCGCATCCGCTGACGAGACGGCGCTGACCTCCTCACCACGAACCCCGGTCGTTCTGGCTAGCGGACTCGGAGCCGGCTTCATTCTTGGCCTCCTCGCCGTCTTCGCACGGCGACGCTTCGACCGGGTCATTCGGTCCGCCGAAGACGTGTCCGAAGACCTGAACCTTCCCGTCCTGGCAGTTTTCCCACGCCAGCGAGGTGACATCTCCGATGCCGGCGCGGTCGTCCGAGAGCGGCTGTTCCACGCTCTCGCCCCAAAGGCCGAGGCGGTGGCCATGATCGACGCTTCGACGGAGTACGACCCCATGGTCGAGCACTCAGTGATCAGCGCACTGGACGAGAGCACCAGCAGCTCGATCGTCCTAGACACCTGCTCAGTTGCCGACCCAGCATCGACTCAGCTCGAAGTCATCCGTCGTGCTGATGCGGTCCTGATCATGGCAAGGCTTGGCGCGACCAGCCGAGATGTCGTGGCGACCATCCGTGATCGCTCTCGCTCGCTCGACACTCCAGTGGTGGGAGTCGTTTTGACCCACGGACCCCGCTCCGCGAAGCAGTGA
- a CDS encoding O-antigen ligase family protein: MPTALPRWPIAAMFVPFGLWWVLGLAEMAWIPIAGAMAMLLVRRGQVRLPRGSGVLLLFLALMTVSVIGIDAPGRLVGFTFRALQYFAIATAFVYVYNARREIGVTWLLGVLTTFWLWVVAGGFLGLLAPLLSFRTPLGLVLPASIQANELVQEMVMRRTTQWNPGSWVDSGPRPSAPFLYTNGWGSAYSLLLPLVIAYAMRIPHNRKWIGLLVLIPLSAIPAVLTLNRGMFVGLTVAALWVALRLAAAGRARAVLTLGAGAGVGILVGWLLGAADRLSQRLATSSSTEDRANLYAEAITRTLQSPLFGYGAPRPSYSEGAPSVGTQGQVWMVLFSHGYLALAVFLAGLVLLIVGTWRWQIHGAAGLAINAVQVALLVEAFFYGLLPTPLTVALIAAAVVLPRTGVPEAPPDRIKTIRTKTAAPQGIP; encoded by the coding sequence ATGCCCACCGCGCTACCCCGCTGGCCGATTGCCGCCATGTTTGTCCCGTTTGGGCTGTGGTGGGTACTCGGGCTGGCCGAGATGGCGTGGATCCCGATCGCCGGTGCGATGGCGATGCTCCTGGTTCGACGCGGGCAGGTACGCCTGCCACGCGGAAGTGGAGTGCTACTCCTGTTCCTCGCGCTCATGACCGTCTCAGTCATCGGCATCGATGCGCCGGGACGGCTCGTCGGCTTCACCTTTCGTGCATTGCAGTACTTCGCTATAGCAACAGCTTTCGTCTACGTCTACAACGCCAGACGTGAGATCGGAGTCACTTGGCTGCTAGGAGTCCTGACAACGTTTTGGCTCTGGGTGGTCGCGGGAGGGTTCCTTGGGCTCCTGGCTCCGTTGCTGTCGTTCCGCACCCCACTGGGCCTCGTACTTCCGGCCTCGATCCAGGCCAATGAGTTGGTACAAGAGATGGTCATGCGCCGCACCACGCAATGGAATCCGGGGAGCTGGGTTGACTCCGGTCCGCGGCCGTCCGCGCCCTTTCTCTACACGAACGGATGGGGTAGCGCCTACTCCCTCCTACTGCCGTTGGTCATTGCCTATGCCATGCGCATTCCGCACAACCGCAAGTGGATTGGCCTGCTTGTGCTCATTCCGCTCTCGGCAATTCCTGCGGTCCTTACGCTCAACCGAGGCATGTTCGTTGGTCTCACTGTCGCTGCTCTCTGGGTGGCGCTGCGGCTGGCCGCTGCCGGACGTGCGCGCGCCGTACTCACCCTTGGTGCCGGCGCTGGTGTGGGCATCTTGGTGGGGTGGCTACTCGGGGCCGCTGACCGCCTCTCCCAACGACTAGCCACGAGTTCGAGCACCGAGGACCGGGCCAACCTTTATGCCGAGGCCATCACCCGCACCCTCCAGTCCCCGCTATTCGGCTATGGCGCACCGAGACCCTCGTACAGCGAAGGTGCGCCCTCCGTCGGCACCCAGGGTCAGGTATGGATGGTGCTGTTCTCTCACGGTTATCTTGCGCTTGCGGTGTTCCTTGCCGGATTGGTGCTGCTCATCGTCGGGACCTGGAGGTGGCAGATACATGGAGCCGCTGGCCTGGCCATCAACGCCGTCCAGGTCGCCCTTCTGGTCGAAGCGTTCTTCTACGGGCTGCTCCCCACTCCTCTGACCGTCGCTCTGATCGCCGCGGCGGTCGTGCTTCCCCGCACCGGCGTACCAGAAGCACCACCCGATCGAATCAAGACAATACGTACGAAAACCGCTGCCCCTCAAGGAATCCCGTGA
- a CDS encoding fibrinogen-like YCDxxxxGGGW domain-containing protein, producing MASQSGRPTSALAAILAAMVILPVSLVIGTAASTANTAAVPDGQSPATAAASCWEIAHNTPGAPSGDYWLVTPALGAPEQFYCDQTTDAGGWVLVGRGREGWSESITGAGTSADVRSPVTGPGAFVPKQLSGEAIDGLNNDQPIGDLTDGIRLRRATNSAGTTWQEARFSISSPRDRWSWDFGNAQPVGDFSFDTYKGSGGTTGHFGLNGYTFAVHTLTNAKLGWEKGFAYGNLSKATSSEDSYVRSTVASGRYPRPFTQVFIRPKLTSADIFSEIPDTGTPASAAPVAASTYAEPQRWGVSGLGAGPLEKEGSNEVSGFAESGKTVFVGGNFTHVQRSRSGTDQQPQAYLAGFDRESGDWVSTFRPTFNNQVKDVIALPGGRIAVGGFFTEVNGQPRDGLVVLDATTGQIDETFSGRLLNAISGGVPSVRSLDVQDGWLYAAGAFTHSVGDGRKTYTKGASRFDIATGSPSPWNPELNATVMSIDASARGDRVYFAGFFTQSRGRAADKALALRTDSEEIVPWTPKFALPEQNYQQAVLEVGDRVWLGGSQHQLMSYHREGLGLASSDIALQGGDFQALATDGTAVYAGCHCFSVTFSGATTYRGFKVAPGPDWHAADAIYASGAWSAADGKRIPAFNPKLNTARGAGAWALFVDSTGALWQGGDHTYSTRRDGTRQWSGGFVRHAAADPTPPTVPSAPEARTVPDGVKLSWLAATDNRAVTHYEVLRDDRPIASVSGTSVTVPSGPDGARYFVRSVDGVGNRSASTAAFQVAATPTPPTPTPTPTSTATPTPTGTPTPTASEPPAPTTSTTTEATP from the coding sequence ATGGCATCTCAGTCCGGGCGACCGACTAGCGCGTTGGCTGCAATCCTGGCCGCAATGGTCATACTTCCTGTCTCATTGGTGATCGGCACGGCGGCATCGACCGCCAATACAGCCGCAGTTCCCGACGGACAATCTCCGGCGACTGCAGCAGCATCGTGCTGGGAGATTGCGCACAACACGCCGGGGGCGCCAAGTGGGGACTACTGGTTGGTGACGCCTGCTCTGGGCGCTCCCGAGCAGTTTTACTGCGATCAGACCACCGACGCCGGCGGATGGGTCTTGGTCGGACGCGGACGCGAGGGCTGGTCAGAATCGATCACCGGAGCCGGGACGTCCGCTGACGTGCGATCGCCGGTCACCGGTCCCGGAGCTTTTGTCCCGAAGCAGCTTTCGGGCGAGGCGATTGATGGGCTCAATAACGACCAACCGATCGGTGACCTGACCGACGGCATCCGACTCAGGCGTGCGACCAACTCAGCCGGAACGACGTGGCAAGAGGCACGCTTCTCCATATCGTCGCCGCGGGACCGGTGGTCGTGGGATTTCGGAAACGCGCAGCCCGTCGGCGACTTCTCCTTCGACACGTACAAAGGGTCCGGAGGTACCACGGGTCACTTCGGTCTTAATGGTTACACCTTTGCAGTGCATACCTTGACCAACGCGAAGCTGGGCTGGGAGAAAGGGTTCGCCTACGGCAACCTGTCCAAGGCCACCTCATCCGAGGACAGCTACGTCAGGTCGACGGTTGCCTCTGGCCGCTACCCGCGCCCGTTTACTCAGGTGTTTATCCGACCAAAGCTCACCTCAGCCGACATTTTCTCCGAGATTCCCGACACGGGAACACCAGCAAGCGCTGCTCCTGTCGCCGCGAGCACGTACGCCGAGCCTCAGCGATGGGGCGTCAGCGGCCTTGGCGCAGGGCCGTTGGAGAAGGAAGGAAGTAACGAGGTTTCCGGGTTTGCCGAGTCCGGAAAAACCGTGTTCGTCGGGGGCAACTTCACTCACGTGCAACGCTCCCGGTCGGGAACGGATCAGCAACCTCAGGCGTATCTGGCTGGCTTCGATCGCGAGTCCGGCGACTGGGTCTCCACGTTCCGCCCGACGTTCAACAATCAGGTCAAGGACGTCATTGCCCTTCCGGGCGGACGGATCGCCGTGGGCGGCTTCTTCACCGAGGTGAACGGTCAACCCCGCGACGGGTTGGTCGTTCTGGACGCAACAACCGGGCAGATCGACGAGACATTCTCTGGGCGCCTACTCAACGCCATTAGTGGAGGCGTTCCCTCTGTCCGATCACTCGATGTCCAAGACGGCTGGCTCTACGCCGCGGGAGCCTTTACGCACTCGGTCGGCGATGGCCGCAAGACCTACACCAAAGGCGCCTCGCGATTCGACATCGCGACCGGCAGTCCCTCGCCGTGGAACCCCGAACTCAACGCCACGGTGATGAGCATCGACGCTTCCGCGCGTGGGGATCGGGTGTATTTCGCGGGCTTCTTCACCCAGTCGCGCGGACGTGCCGCCGACAAAGCTCTCGCTCTGCGCACCGACTCCGAAGAGATCGTGCCGTGGACCCCCAAATTCGCGCTGCCTGAGCAGAACTACCAGCAGGCTGTTCTCGAGGTTGGCGACCGGGTCTGGCTAGGTGGCTCCCAGCATCAACTGATGAGCTACCACCGCGAGGGACTCGGTTTGGCTTCGTCCGACATCGCCCTTCAGGGTGGTGACTTCCAAGCGCTTGCGACGGACGGCACTGCGGTCTACGCCGGCTGTCACTGCTTCAGCGTCACCTTCTCCGGCGCGACCACTTATCGCGGCTTCAAGGTCGCGCCTGGTCCGGACTGGCACGCAGCGGACGCGATCTATGCCTCTGGGGCGTGGAGCGCCGCCGATGGCAAACGGATTCCGGCGTTCAATCCCAAGCTCAACACCGCTCGTGGAGCAGGCGCCTGGGCCCTCTTTGTCGACTCCACTGGCGCTCTGTGGCAGGGAGGAGACCACACCTACTCGACGCGCAGGGACGGCACCCGGCAGTGGTCGGGTGGTTTTGTACGCCACGCAGCGGCTGACCCCACGCCACCCACCGTTCCCTCTGCGCCTGAGGCACGCACGGTGCCCGACGGCGTCAAACTCAGTTGGCTGGCCGCGACCGACAATCGTGCTGTCACCCACTACGAGGTTCTTCGAGACGATCGGCCGATTGCGTCGGTCTCAGGGACGTCTGTCACGGTGCCATCCGGACCTGACGGCGCTCGCTACTTTGTTCGGTCCGTCGATGGTGTCGGCAATCGATCCGCGAGCACTGCGGCGTTCCAGGTCGCTGCGACACCGACACCACCGACGCCAACGCCGACACCAACCTCGACCGCCACGCCCACTCCCACAGGGACTCCGACGCCTACCGCATCGGAGCCTCCGGCCCCCACAACATCAACGACAACTGAGGCCACTCCTTGA
- a CDS encoding CDP-alcohol phosphatidyltransferase family protein → MTQTAPPERQQKSAAAPRFSDHLHNLNRAQKSGVGVPAYTRWVNRRLARGVAAGAAVIGLGPNGVTVISGAVSLVALIFLIVLPPAVGTGLLVAALLALGYVLDSADGQVARLTGRAGPTGEWLDHVVDAFRTPAIHLACAVATFVHYSDNLVLMAGAMGYALLSSGQFMSQILAEQLVGREPARTGGKVTRPQEQESSGLTKSFVLLPNDMGMVCWCFALWGVTPAFTVAYLVLFALNGAHSMISMRRKYVRLQQVTALAHGDAGNARNEGGA, encoded by the coding sequence TTGACCCAGACAGCGCCACCTGAACGTCAGCAGAAGTCAGCCGCTGCACCACGGTTTTCTGACCACCTGCACAATCTGAACCGCGCGCAAAAGAGCGGCGTGGGCGTTCCCGCCTACACCCGTTGGGTCAACCGGCGCCTGGCCCGAGGCGTGGCCGCGGGTGCTGCAGTGATCGGTCTCGGGCCGAACGGGGTGACCGTGATCAGCGGCGCGGTATCGCTGGTCGCCCTGATATTCCTCATCGTGCTGCCACCGGCTGTCGGCACAGGGCTGCTCGTGGCCGCACTCCTCGCGCTGGGTTACGTCCTTGACTCTGCCGATGGGCAGGTAGCCCGGCTGACAGGTCGCGCCGGCCCGACGGGCGAGTGGCTCGATCACGTGGTCGATGCCTTTCGCACCCCGGCGATCCATCTGGCGTGTGCCGTAGCGACCTTCGTCCATTACAGCGACAACCTGGTACTGATGGCTGGCGCAATGGGCTACGCGCTGCTCAGCAGCGGCCAGTTCATGAGCCAGATCCTGGCTGAGCAGCTCGTCGGCCGCGAGCCAGCAAGGACAGGGGGCAAGGTCACCCGACCTCAGGAGCAAGAGTCCTCGGGACTCACCAAGTCCTTTGTGCTGCTGCCGAACGATATGGGCATGGTGTGCTGGTGCTTCGCGCTCTGGGGTGTGACGCCAGCCTTCACAGTGGCCTACCTCGTCCTGTTCGCGCTCAATGGCGCGCACTCGATGATCTCGATGCGACGCAAGTACGTGCGCCTGCAGCAGGTGACTGCCTTGGCTCACGGAGATGCAGGCAACGCACGCAACGAAGGCGGGGCCTGA